GAATGCCCAGGTACACCGTCGTGAGCGGCAGCAGCACGAACAGGGCGATGTTTTTGATCCACCCGGGTTTGTAGGCGGTGATTTCCTCGGTATTTCTCAACTCGGGCACGCCGGCCAGAAAGAACAGCGGCGTGAAAATCCACAGTGTCACTATCACTATCCTGATCTCCTGGTGTTCTAGGAGCTTGGTCTTGAACAACGCGTCGATCGCCGCGAGCGCCGTACTTGTCCCGCCGAGGATGACCACGGTGTAAAGCGCGGTGATGAGGGACCGGGAAAACAGGTTCGCGTGAAGATGCCAGAACAGTGTGTCGCAACGCAGGCAGCTTTTCACGGAAATAAACGGCAGAAGGCAGGAAATCACGAGATAGAGCCAGAACATCGATTCATGGGAGGTCTTCAATGCCGCGTTGGGAAGGGAAAAGAAATACAGTGCCGTAAAAGCGACGGAGCACAATTCCAGAATTAGCGCAAGCTTTTTTTGTATCCATTCCGATTCGGCCGCCATCCGAATTGAATACAGCAAAGGAACCAGAACAAGAATGCTCATGAACAAATTGCGTGAAAAGTAATTCAAGGAATTTAGCTTGAAAATGTCCATGAAGAGATGGTTTGCGGCGCCGACGATAAGAAAAAGCGTCAAAAAGGGGAAGCGGCGCACTGTTTCTTGTGTGGCTGATGACAATTCGCGGAGGGAGAGGAGTTTGAATTTCATCGTAATTGTCGCCTTTCTGGAATTTTCATCCAATAAAATTAGGTTACATTATAAATCACTTCCCGCGCTCTCAAAAATCAAGTAAAGAATTCACCCGCCAAGCAGGTGGCCTTAGTTAAGCCTGTCTGGGCGTTCCGCGGCTTCGCCGCGGCGGCGTCCGGGCAGCACCGCGCTCCAGCGCGGCCCCCAGTCCGGCCTGACGCTTGGCATAAGTCAACTTCCATTCTTGTTTTTTGTGGCGCATCATTCTTGTTTTTCTTCCCCGCCATTAGCGCCGCCAGGTAAATGGCTGCGTCATCCGCCCATAGGACTGAATTTGTCTCTATAAAAATAAAAAGGCCCGTGCCATTTGACACGAGCCTTAATTACAATCGACAACCAACGAAAAACGAATTTACTTTATGTCAATAACCACCAGATCCACCCGCCTGTTCTTCGCCCTTCCCTCTTTCGTGCTGTTGGTCGCGATGGGCCGCTTGAACCCGTAGCCCACGTACGAGAGCCTGCTTTCCGGGATGCTCTGCGAAACAAGGTAGTCGCGCACGTTCTTGGCACGGCGCGTGGACAGGTCCTTGTTGTAGGCCTCGGTGCCGATGTTGTCGGTATGGCCTTCCACGGCCACGCGGCACTTGGTATACACCATAAGAATGCCCGCGATCTTCGCGAGGCTGGTCTTGAGGTCGGGCGTCAGGTCGGCCTTGTCAAAGCCGAACAGCAGGTCTGACACGGAGATGATGGTGCCGCGCGCGTCCTTTCTCACCTTGATCAGCTCGCTCTGTAGCGACATGAACTTTTTCTCGGCATCCTCGCGTAGCTTGCGGTTCTTCTCGTTTTCCGCGTCGAGCTTCGACCTCAGTTCAGACGCCTTGTCCCGCTCGATGCCGGCGATCTTGTCGCCGATCTGGTTGATCTCGCTGTGGATGGAGTCCCGCTTGGCCGAGATGTTCGCGAGTTCGTTGTCGAGGTCGTTGCGCTGGAACTGGAGCATGGCGGCCTCTGCCGAAAGCGAGCACGCCTTGAACATTTCGAGCGCGCGCTTCTCCTTGACGCCCGACCCGAGCCAGTTGAGGATGCCTTTCTTCTGCTGGCCGCCGGGGAAATTCTCGAGCATGTACTGGTAGGTGACCTCGATGCGCGCCAATGCGTATGTGTAAAGATCGATGTCGGTGAGCTTGCCGCTCGCCCGCTGCTGGTAGGCGTCCTTGAGTTCGTTCTTGAGCTCGAGGACGGCGTTGGTCAGCGCCGCGGGTCCGTGCGTGGGGCTCGAGGTGTCGGGTGCGGCGGCGGGCGCGGCCGCTGGCGCGGGCGCCGGAGCAGGCTTCGAAGCCGAATCTGCCGCTGCCCACAAGGATATCGCCGCCGTCGCAAGGATGATGGGAAGAAGAATGCGTTTCATTACTTGCCTCCCTTCATCTCGTCGAGCACCTTCTTGTAGGTGTTCAACTGCTCATCATCGTCGCTGAGTTTCTGGCGCGCGCTCTCCACGACCTTTTCGGTTTTGGCCAGCTCGATTTTCGACAGGGCCAGGCGGTAATAAATGATGGCCAGGTCGAACGCGGCAAACGCGTCTTCCTTCTGGCCGGCCTGGTCCCTGATATTGGCCTGCGATACCAGCGAGTCGCCGCTGGTGATGTCGGGAGACTTCAGGTTGTTCTGGTCGCAGTAGTTCTTCAGCGTCGTCGCCTCGGTCTGGTCGGCACGCAAAAGCATGTTGTATCCCGTGTCGTCGCAACCGCCCATGCACAGGACAAACACCGCCGATGCGATGCCGGCAAGCAATTTCCTTATCATAAGAAACCTCGCCTGTTAATGGTGAAGTGCTGTGAAAAAAATATAATTGGGTTTTGGGGGTAATGCAAACCAATATTTGGCCGTTGTGGAGCCAAAATTAAAAAAATCTGGGCGTTACCCTGCTACGCAGGGCCGGTCTCCCTCCGGGCCACCTAACGCGCGGCGATAGGAAATTTGCCGCGTTTTGTATTCTTCCTATCGGTAAATTACACCGTTTCCCCTCTCCTTGTGGGAGAGGAGTCGGGGTGAGGTCTGGACAAAAGTAACCTTATGCCTCCGCATCGACCGCAACCGCATCGGCTGTTTTCTTCCGGCTATTCTTATTTGTCATCAACCTGCGCACCGGTTCCAGCCACAACCCAATCCTTCTTTGCACAAGCCATACAAGCCCCAGCCACAGCACCCACAAAAAATACAGGTTGTGCACTTTGCAAAACTTCACAGCCTGCCGCAGCCAGTACGACGGCCTGCGGTAAAATTTGAAAAAGCTTTTCCTGCCGAATTCCTCGATGAACTTGGTGGGATAGATGCTCGTGCCGCGTTCCTTGCCCGCGGGCGTGTTGAAGTCCTCGTCTGTGACCTTGCCCTGCTCGCGGGCCCTCTGCCATAGGATGGACCCGTAGGTGTAGTCGAGGATCCAGAAGCTCGTGACGTCGAGCGGCAGCGACGCAGCGAACTCGTAGGTGCGCCTGAAATGCTCCACGGTCTCCATGGGCGCGCCGAAAATGAACATTCCCGCGGTGTAAAGCCCCGCCCTGTCCGCGAGCCGCACCGCGTTGCCGATGGTCTCCACCGACGCGCCTTTGTTGTAAAAGTCAAGCACCTCCTGGTTGCCCGACTCGAGTCCGAAAGTGATGAGCACCACGCCCGCCTTTTTCATGAGGGAAAACAGCTCGGCGTCGGCCGCGTCGGCCCTTCCCTGCACCGCCATGGTGAGCCTGGCGCCAAGGCCGATGATACCGCTCAGGATCTTCTTGGCGCGCACTTTGTCGGCGGTGAAATTGTCGTCCACGATGCCGAGGATCCGGTAGCCCTGTTCTGCGATGAGCCGTATCTCCTCCACCACGTTTTCGGCGCTGCGCGACCGGTATTTCTGGTACGCGAGCGCGGCGTGCGCGCAGAACGTGCATTTTTTGGGGCAGCCCCGCGACGTGATGATCGTGGTGATGTCGCGGCTGCGCTTGCCGAGAATGGAATACCCCTTGTTGTCGCGCAGCAAATCGCGGCGCGGAAATTTTATCGTGTCAAGGTCGTCCACATAATAGTATGGCTTGCCGGTTTTCACCGCGCCGGAAGCGTCGGTGAAAATCACGCCGGGCAATTGCTCCGGACTTTTCCCGGCCAGCACCGCCTCCACGATCTCGACGATGACCTTTTCCGCCTCGCACGCCACGGTCAGCACCGTGCCCGGTATGGGCCGTGGGTGCAGGATGCAGTCGGGACCGCCCACGATCACGGCCAGGCCGGGGCGCATGGCGTTGATCTTCCGGATGATGCCGAACGCGTTTTTCCTGCTGAAGCTCAAGAGCGAGATGCCCACCAGGTCGGCATCAGCGATGAGCGCGGAAAGATGCTCATCGGTATATTTCTCGGCGTTGTAGTCGCAACAGTCAACAGCATAGCCCGCGTCAATCAATTCAGCGGCAAGGTAAAGTATGCCCAGCGGCGGGGAAATTGTTTTTTCCTGCTGGGTGAACTCCTCGTCGTTCCCGCCGAATATTTTCACGTCGCCCGCGGGATAAATAAAGACAATTTTTTTCTGAGGCATTTAGATTTTTCTCACTTATAAATAAAGAAAAATTTGGGCGCCCCGCCGCTTTGCGGCGATGGCCGGGCAGCATCGCGCTCTAGCGCGACCTCCAATCCTGCCTGGCGCTGGGCATAAGCCAGACGCCCTTCTGTGTTTTCTTCTTCGCCATCAGCGCCGGCCCCGAGGCAGGAGGAACAGCCGCTTGTGCTGTCCGAGCCTGCTAATCTTGCTTCTTGCCGGCCTGGCGAGTTCACAAGTGGCCCGACTGCCGAGGGGGATCCAGGCGGCGCTGCAGGCAAAAGCGTTCTTTGCCCACTTTCTTTCGCTGTAGAAAGTAGGTCGGGATCCAGGGGCTGAAGGCCCCGGCTCCTTGCCGCGATTCGTCGTGCTTAGGCACAACCCCACTATTTATAATGAAATACCAAATCTTTTTAACAGAAAATATGAATTTCGATCAATTATTTCTTTTTCAGCAATTCCTCAGCATGCTTCTTGGATATCTCGCTTTCACTCCCCAGCATGCGCGCAATTTCGGCGACCTTTTCCTTTTCGGAAAGTTTTTTCACCATGGTGACGGTGCGGCCGGCCTGCGCGTCCTTGTACACGTGGTAATGGTGGTCGGCAAGGCTGGCGATCTGGTGCAAATGCGAAATGCAGAGCAGCTGGTGCGTGGCGCTCAGCGCCGCGAGCGCCTTGGCCACCTCTTTCGCGAGCATGCCGCCGATGCCCGAGTCGATTTCGTCGAACACGAGGATCGGTATATTGTCGTGCGCGGCGAGCACGGCCTTGATGGCAAGCATGAGACGCGAGATCTCGCCGCCCGAGGCAATCTTTACAAGCGGGAGGACCGGTTCGCCCGGGTTGGTGCGCACCGCGAATTGCGCGTCCTCGAGGCCGAAGGCCTGCGGCGCCTCGAACCGAACGAACTCGGTGTGCCATTCCCCTCCGGTAAAGCCGAGCTTCACCATCTGGCCTGTGATGGCCTTGTCGAAAACCGCGGCGTGCTTCCTGCGCGCGGACGAGAGGCCGCGGCCCGTCTTGAGGCATTCGTCAAGCGCCGCCTTTTCCCTGCCGGCAAGAACGCCGCGGTCCGCATCGGTGTTGACCAGCGCATCGAGGTCGGCCTTGAGCGCCTGCTCCTTTGCCAGCAGGCCGTCAAAATCGCAGGCATATTTCTTTTTGAGCCGCTGGATCTTGGCGAGCCTCGCGTTTATCGCATCAAGCAGTTCGGGACTCACCGATGCTCCCGATTTCTCAAGGTACTCGCCGCAAAACGCCTCGAGCGCCGAAAAAACCGCCGAAGGCGCCTGCAAATCGTTGAGCCAGGCTTGCGCCGAAGCGTCGTACCGGCTCAGGAGCTCCAAGTTTTTCCTGATAATGCCGATCTGCCTGCTTATCGAGGTCTCGTCGCCGCCGAGGATGTCGTTGATTTGCGCCACGCATTCGATGCGCTGGGCCGACGTTGACGCAAGGGAAAGTTCTTGCTCGAGCTTCGCCTCCTCGCCCACGGCAAGGCCGAGCGTCTTCAACTCGTTGTACTGGAACTCGAGCACGTCGCGTTTTGCCGCAAGGTCCGCGCTGCGTTTGTCATGCTCGGCAAGCGCGCCGCGGGCCGCGACGTACGCCGCAAAGCGGACGGCGTATTCGGCGGCCGGTTTGTCGACCCCCGGCAGGCGATCGATGGTGCGCTGGCCGTTCTGCGGGTCGAGCAGCGACTGGTGCTCGTGCTGTCCATGGAAATCCACCAGGTTGTCGCCAACGGTTTTGAGCACGGAGAGCGGCACCGGCACCTGGTTGATGTACACGCGGTTCTTTCCGCTCCTTGAAATAACGCGGCGCACGATGCACGCGCCGCCCTCCACCCCGATGCTGTTTTGAACGAAAATATCGGCCAACGGCTTTCGCATGGCGGAAAGCTCGAACACGCCGCTCACTTCCGCTTCGTCAAAGCCGCTGCGCACCTGCTCGGCCGACGCGCGCTCGCCCAGCAAAAGGCCGATGGCGCCGACGAGGATCGACTTGCCCGCGCCGGTCTCCCCCGTGAACACCGAGAAGCCGGCGGAAAATTCCACCTGCACGTCCTCGATGAGGGCCAGGTTTTTTATGTGCAGTTCGCGGATCATGATTTTTCCAAATGCAAAGAAGAATTCGCGACAGAGACTCGCAGGACACGGAGATTATAAATAGTTTAAAGTTGAATGCGTCTTCCATTGTCACTTCCAACTTTCAACATTCAACGTTCAACTTCATTTCATTTATCTCAATGCTCTCTGTGTCTCCGTGGTGATTTTTTTATTCTTCCGGCCTTTCCCCCGCCTTGAGGTCCTTGCCCCAGCCGAGCTTGGTGCGCAGCAAGTCGAAATGCGAGCGCTCCGAAAGCTGCAGCAAATTGGTCTGGTCGCCGCAGTAGCTCACCACGACCTCGTCGCCCATGGTCAGGCGCATGTTGTCAATGCCGTCGGCGCTGATCATCACGCTGGCGTTTCTGCCGCCCGCCACGAGGCGCACCTGCTTGTCGCACGGCAGAATGAGCGGACGCTCGGTGAGCGAGTGCGGGCATATCGGCGTGAGCAAAAACGCCTTCACCGTTGGGTCGACGATGGGCCCGCCCGCGGAAAGCGAATAGGCAGTGGAGCCTGCCGGCGACGCGATGATGAGGCCGTCGGAAACGAACTCGGTGATGAACTCGCCGCCGCACCACGCCTTTATCGACACGAGCTTGGGCTGGTCGAACCGGTTGATGAAAATGTCGTTGAGCGCGCGCATGGCCTTTACTTCTTTACCTTCGCGCATGATGCGCGCCTCGAGCAGCATGCGCATGGTGGTACGGTAGTCGCCCTTGCTCATTTTGTCAAGGTCGGCCTCGAGGCTCTCGGGCCCGATGTCGGTGAGGAACCCGATGCCGCCCATATTGACACCGATCACCGCCTTTCCCGAGAAATGCGACAGGTGAACCGCGGAAAGGAACGTGCCGTCGCCGCCCACGGATATCAGCGCTTCGCTTTTGGCAAGCAATTCTTCCTCACTCGCGCACACGCCCGCGGGCCGTGAAACGTGCGACGTGAGCGCCGGGTGGAAAAATACCGGAACCTTGGAGGCGTTTGACCATTTGACAATCCGGTCAAGGACCGAAAGGATTTTCTGATTTTTTTTGAAGGCAATAATGCCGTACGAGGTAATTGGCTTCATGTTCATAATAATAATCCCTGATTTATAAGGAAGCAACCAGATTTCAGCGGTCAGCAGTCAGAAATCATCTTTTTTCTTATCACTCTTCAATATTTATTCTCTGAGGTCTCTGCGGTGAATTTTTCTTTGCGTTCTTTGCAAGAAATCATTCTCTAAATTCACAGACTGATTTAAGAATTTCCTCAAACCTGGGCCACCGTCTTAAAATCGCCCCGTCATTCACCGTCGTCTTGCCCATGCAACGCAAACCCGCCACGGCAAACGCCGCGGCCACGGGCGCCGGCATCTCCCCTGAAATATCGAAACCGTCGAACTGGCGGTCGCCGTCGATCACGAGGCCGTCGGGCATTTCGCCCACGCGGGCGCCGAGCTGATTGACGCATGAGACAAGCTGCGCGATGGCGTCGGGCTCGTCGTTGCGCAAATCGGCAAGGCCGCGGAACACCGACTGGCCCTCGGCGAACGCGGCGAGCACCACCATGGCGGGCAGCTGCGCCGCATACTGGAACAGCGGCGCGCACTCCACCTTCCTGCCGCTGTGGCCGAACTTCTCGAGGGCCACGGTCCCGCACGAGCCGAACGACGTTTCGCCGGTCTCCTGCGTGGCCACGATGCCTCCCATTTTCTTGAACAGCGCGAGGGTCGCCGTTTCCCACGACTCCAGCCCCGCGTTTTCGATGATGAGGCTTCCCTTG
This genomic interval from Chitinivibrionales bacterium contains the following:
- a CDS encoding NAD(+)/NADH kinase; this encodes MNMKPITSYGIIAFKKNQKILSVLDRIVKWSNASKVPVFFHPALTSHVSRPAGVCASEEELLAKSEALISVGGDGTFLSAVHLSHFSGKAVIGVNMGGIGFLTDIGPESLEADLDKMSKGDYRTTMRMLLEARIMREGKEVKAMRALNDIFINRFDQPKLVSIKAWCGGEFITEFVSDGLIIASPAGSTAYSLSAGGPIVDPTVKAFLLTPICPHSLTERPLILPCDKQVRLVAGGRNASVMISADGIDNMRLTMGDEVVVSYCGDQTNLLQLSERSHFDLLRTKLGWGKDLKAGERPEE
- a CDS encoding radical SAM protein; its protein translation is MPQKKIVFIYPAGDVKIFGGNDEEFTQQEKTISPPLGILYLAAELIDAGYAVDCCDYNAEKYTDEHLSALIADADLVGISLLSFSRKNAFGIIRKINAMRPGLAVIVGGPDCILHPRPIPGTVLTVACEAEKVIVEIVEAVLAGKSPEQLPGVIFTDASGAVKTGKPYYYVDDLDTIKFPRRDLLRDNKGYSILGKRSRDITTIITSRGCPKKCTFCAHAALAYQKYRSRSAENVVEEIRLIAEQGYRILGIVDDNFTADKVRAKKILSGIIGLGARLTMAVQGRADAADAELFSLMKKAGVVLITFGLESGNQEVLDFYNKGASVETIGNAVRLADRAGLYTAGMFIFGAPMETVEHFRRTYEFAASLPLDVTSFWILDYTYGSILWQRAREQGKVTDEDFNTPAGKERGTSIYPTKFIEEFGRKSFFKFYRRPSYWLRQAVKFCKVHNLYFLWVLWLGLVWLVQRRIGLWLEPVRRLMTNKNSRKKTADAVAVDAEA
- a CDS encoding OmpA family protein, which translates into the protein MKRILLPIILATAAISLWAAADSASKPAPAPAPAAAPAAAPDTSSPTHGPAALTNAVLELKNELKDAYQQRASGKLTDIDLYTYALARIEVTYQYMLENFPGGQQKKGILNWLGSGVKEKRALEMFKACSLSAEAAMLQFQRNDLDNELANISAKRDSIHSEINQIGDKIAGIERDKASELRSKLDAENEKNRKLREDAEKKFMSLQSELIKVRKDARGTIISVSDLLFGFDKADLTPDLKTSLAKIAGILMVYTKCRVAVEGHTDNIGTEAYNKDLSTRRAKNVRDYLVSQSIPESRLSYVGYGFKRPIATNSTKEGRAKNRRVDLVVIDIK
- the recN gene encoding DNA repair protein RecN — translated: MIRELHIKNLALIEDVQVEFSAGFSVFTGETGAGKSILVGAIGLLLGERASAEQVRSGFDEAEVSGVFELSAMRKPLADIFVQNSIGVEGGACIVRRVISRSGKNRVYINQVPVPLSVLKTVGDNLVDFHGQHEHQSLLDPQNGQRTIDRLPGVDKPAAEYAVRFAAYVAARGALAEHDKRSADLAAKRDVLEFQYNELKTLGLAVGEEAKLEQELSLASTSAQRIECVAQINDILGGDETSISRQIGIIRKNLELLSRYDASAQAWLNDLQAPSAVFSALEAFCGEYLEKSGASVSPELLDAINARLAKIQRLKKKYACDFDGLLAKEQALKADLDALVNTDADRGVLAGREKAALDECLKTGRGLSSARRKHAAVFDKAITGQMVKLGFTGGEWHTEFVRFEAPQAFGLEDAQFAVRTNPGEPVLPLVKIASGGEISRLMLAIKAVLAAHDNIPILVFDEIDSGIGGMLAKEVAKALAALSATHQLLCISHLHQIASLADHHYHVYKDAQAGRTVTMVKKLSEKEKVAEIARMLGSESEISKKHAEELLKKK